Proteins from a genomic interval of Mycobacterium conspicuum:
- the purN gene encoding phosphoribosylglycinamide formyltransferase: MSEPLHVPPSAPARVVVLASGTGSLLSSLIDAATGDYPARVVAVGVDRDCRATAIAEAAALPTFTVRLADHPSRDAWDAAITDATAAHSPDLIVSAGFMKILGPRFLSRFCGRTLNTHPALLPAFAGAHAVPEALDYGVKVTGCTVHLVDAGMDTGPILAQEPIAVLDNDNEETLHERIKVVERRLLVDVVAAIATRGVTWTGRKATLG; this comes from the coding sequence GTGTCCGAACCGCTTCACGTGCCGCCGAGTGCCCCCGCGCGGGTGGTGGTGCTTGCATCGGGCACCGGTTCGCTGCTGAGCTCGCTGATCGACGCCGCCACGGGCGACTACCCGGCGCGGGTGGTGGCGGTCGGGGTGGACCGCGACTGTCGGGCCACCGCGATCGCCGAGGCGGCCGCACTGCCGACCTTCACCGTGCGCCTGGCCGACCATCCCAGCCGCGACGCCTGGGACGCCGCCATCACCGACGCCACCGCGGCGCATTCGCCCGACCTCATCGTGTCGGCCGGGTTCATGAAAATCCTTGGCCCGCGGTTTCTTTCACGATTCTGCGGACGCACATTGAACACCCACCCGGCGCTGCTACCGGCATTCGCGGGTGCGCATGCCGTACCCGAGGCGCTGGATTACGGTGTGAAGGTCACCGGCTGTACGGTGCACCTGGTCGACGCCGGAATGGACACCGGGCCGATATTGGCGCAGGAGCCCATCGCGGTGCTCGACAACGACAATGAAGAGACACTGCATGAACGCATCAAGGTCGTCGAACGGCGGCTGTTGGTGGATGTGGTAGCCGCGATCGCCACCCGCGGCGTGACCTGGACCGGACGAAAGGCGACCTTGGGATGA
- a CDS encoding cell division protein PerM: protein MQDSRAAGARQARDLVRVAFGPALLALVIVAAVTLLQLLIANSDMTGALGAIASMWLGVHQVPISIGGRELGVLPLLPAMLMVWGTARSTARATSPHSSWLVVRWVVASALGGPLLLAAIALAVIQDASTVLTELQTPNALRAFVSVLVVHLIGAAIGVWSRIGRRTLAASPLPNWLGDSLRAATAGVLALFGLSGLVTVGSLVVHWATMQDLYNITDSIFGQFSLTVLSVLYTPNVIVGTAAVAVGSSAHVGFATFSSFTVFGGDIPAVPVLAAVPTPPLGPVWVALLIVGASSGVAVGQQCARRPLPLLPALAKLLVAATAAALAMSLLAYAGSGRLGNFGHVGVDQGALIIGVFFWFSVVGWVTVLMAGGIRRRPRPRKPEPEPEPAPESAEAPEDAAEPNETAESESEPESDPEE from the coding sequence GTGCAGGACAGTCGGGCAGCGGGCGCTCGACAGGCGCGTGACCTCGTCCGGGTCGCCTTCGGCCCGGCACTGCTCGCGCTGGTCATCGTCGCCGCGGTCACGCTGCTGCAACTGCTGATCGCCAACAGCGACATGACCGGCGCGCTGGGCGCCATCGCCAGCATGTGGCTGGGCGTACATCAGGTGCCGATCTCCATCGGCGGCCGCGAGCTCGGCGTCCTGCCGCTGTTGCCGGCGATGCTGATGGTGTGGGGCACCGCGCGCAGTACGGCGCGGGCGACCTCGCCGCACTCGTCGTGGCTGGTGGTCCGCTGGGTGGTCGCATCGGCGCTGGGCGGCCCGTTGCTTTTGGCCGCCATCGCGCTGGCGGTCATCCAGGACGCTTCGACGGTCCTCACCGAGCTGCAGACACCCAACGCCCTGCGCGCGTTCGTCAGCGTGCTGGTGGTGCATCTGATCGGTGCGGCGATCGGGGTGTGGTCCCGCATCGGCCGACGCACGCTGGCGGCGTCGCCGTTGCCCAATTGGCTGGGCGATTCCCTGCGCGCCGCCACCGCGGGGGTGTTGGCGCTGTTCGGGCTTTCCGGATTGGTGACGGTGGGGTCGCTGGTCGTGCACTGGGCGACGATGCAGGACCTCTACAACATCACCGATTCGATCTTCGGCCAGTTCAGCCTGACCGTGCTGTCCGTGCTGTACACGCCCAACGTGATCGTGGGCACCGCGGCGGTGGCCGTCGGGTCCAGCGCCCATGTCGGATTCGCGACGTTCAGTTCCTTCACCGTTTTCGGCGGTGATATCCCGGCCGTGCCGGTGCTGGCCGCGGTCCCCACACCGCCGCTCGGGCCGGTGTGGGTGGCCCTGCTGATCGTCGGTGCCTCGTCGGGCGTGGCGGTCGGACAACAGTGCGCCCGGCGCCCGCTGCCGCTCCTGCCGGCGCTGGCCAAGCTGCTGGTCGCCGCGACGGCCGCGGCGCTGGCGATGTCGTTGTTGGCGTACGCGGGCAGCGGCCGGCTGGGCAATTTCGGCCATGTCGGTGTGGACCAGGGCGCCCTGATCATCGGCGTGTTCTTCTGGTTCTCGGTCGTCGGCTGGGTCACGGTGTTGATGGCCGGCGGGATCAGGCGCCGTCCCAGGCCGCGCAAACCCGAGCCCGAGCCCGAGCCCGCCCCCGAATCCGCCGAGGCGCCGGAAGACGCCGCCGAACCCAATGAGACCGCCGAGTCCGAGTCCGAGCCCGAGTCCGACCCCGAGGAGTAG
- a CDS encoding DUF5336 domain-containing protein, whose translation MTYSPGNPGYPPSQPAGSYPGSTPSFAKEPGESKLPFSLTIAVVVLGLLVYVLNFFPTFILSADVVTGMGGGRAGDAGIAVAVALLAALLAGLSLLPKAKINTGIVAAIAVLGALLVIAEMINTPTGFTIGWALWPLLAASVFQAFAAVAATLLEAGVITAPAPRPRYDAYAQYGQYGQQYGQYGQQPYYGQQAGQQQPTHQPPAQQSPQYGSQYGGYGSSHAPTQSAIPTQSAIPTTGGFASQSHQSGPQSGPQPAAQSGPQPAAEDGPSTPPTGFPSFSPPPPASGEHSAGQEQQSPSSGTSGTGPAAP comes from the coding sequence ATGACCTACTCGCCCGGCAATCCCGGCTATCCGCCCTCGCAGCCCGCCGGGTCATACCCGGGTTCGACCCCGTCCTTCGCCAAAGAGCCCGGTGAAAGCAAGCTTCCGTTCTCGCTGACCATCGCCGTCGTGGTGCTCGGCCTGCTGGTCTACGTGTTGAATTTCTTCCCGACGTTCATCCTGAGCGCCGACGTCGTCACTGGGATGGGCGGTGGCCGCGCCGGTGACGCCGGCATCGCGGTCGCGGTCGCGCTCTTGGCCGCGCTGCTCGCCGGGCTCAGCCTGCTGCCCAAGGCCAAGATCAACACCGGGATCGTCGCCGCGATCGCGGTGTTGGGCGCCCTGTTGGTGATCGCCGAGATGATCAACACGCCCACCGGCTTCACGATCGGCTGGGCGTTGTGGCCCCTGCTGGCCGCCAGCGTGTTCCAGGCGTTCGCCGCGGTCGCCGCGACGTTGCTGGAGGCGGGCGTCATCACCGCCCCGGCGCCGCGGCCCAGGTACGACGCCTACGCCCAGTACGGACAGTACGGGCAGCAATATGGCCAATACGGCCAACAGCCGTACTACGGTCAGCAGGCCGGACAGCAGCAGCCGACACACCAGCCGCCCGCACAGCAGTCGCCGCAGTACGGATCGCAGTACGGCGGTTACGGTTCCAGTCATGCTCCGACCCAGAGCGCGATCCCGACCCAGTCCGCGATTCCGACCACCGGCGGATTCGCTTCCCAGTCGCACCAGTCCGGACCCCAGTCCGGGCCCCAGCCCGCGGCGCAGTCCGGACCCCAGCCGGCGGCGGAGGACGGCCCCTCCACCCCGCCGACCGGATTCCCCAGCTTCAGCCCACCACCGCCCGCTTCGGGCGAGCACTCCGCCGGCCAGGAGCAGCAGTCGCCCTCGTCCGGAACGTCGGGAACCGGGCCGGCCGCGCCGTAA
- a CDS encoding LLM class F420-dependent oxidoreductase — protein sequence MDYGLVLFTSDRGITPAAAAKLADDHGFTTFYVPEHTHIPVKREAAHPTTGDASLPDDRYMRTLDPWVSLGAACAVTSRVRLSTAVALPVEHDPITLAKSIATLDHLSGGRVSLGVGFGWNTDELADHNVPPGRRRTMLREYIEAMRELWTKEEAAYDGEFVKFGPSWAWPKPVQSHIPVLVGAAGNEKNFKWIARSADGWITTPRDFDIDEPVKLLQDTWAAAGRDGAPQIVALDFKPVAEKLARWADLGVTEVLFGMPDSSEAECAAYVERLADKLASFV from the coding sequence ATGGATTACGGCCTTGTGCTTTTCACCAGCGACCGCGGCATCACTCCGGCGGCAGCCGCCAAACTCGCCGACGACCACGGCTTCACGACGTTTTATGTGCCCGAGCACACACACATCCCGGTCAAACGCGAGGCGGCGCACCCCACGACCGGTGACGCGTCGCTGCCCGACGACCGCTATATGCGCACGCTCGACCCGTGGGTGAGCCTGGGCGCGGCGTGCGCGGTGACGTCGCGGGTGCGGCTGTCGACGGCGGTTGCGCTGCCCGTCGAACACGACCCGATCACCTTGGCGAAAAGCATTGCCACCCTGGACCATTTGTCCGGCGGCCGGGTCAGCCTCGGCGTCGGGTTCGGTTGGAACACCGACGAACTCGCCGACCACAACGTGCCGCCGGGACGGCGTCGGACGATGTTGCGCGAGTACATCGAAGCCATGCGGGAGCTGTGGACCAAGGAAGAAGCCGCCTACGACGGCGAATTCGTCAAGTTCGGACCCAGCTGGGCCTGGCCCAAGCCGGTGCAGTCGCACATTCCGGTGTTGGTGGGCGCGGCCGGGAACGAGAAGAACTTCAAGTGGATCGCGCGCAGCGCCGACGGCTGGATCACCACGCCGCGCGACTTCGACATCGACGAGCCGGTGAAGTTGCTGCAGGACACCTGGGCCGCCGCCGGCCGCGACGGGGCGCCGCAGATCGTGGCGCTGGACTTCAAACCGGTGGCCGAGAAGCTAGCGCGCTGGGCCGATCTCGGCGTGACCGAGGTGCTGTTCGGCATGCCGGACAGCTCCGAAGCGGAGTGCGCCGCCTACGTGGAGCGGCTGGCGGACAAGCTGGCGAGCTTCGTTTAA
- a CDS encoding acetyl-CoA acetyltransferase, protein MNLDPRTPVIVGVGQAAERIDDPDYRAMSPVELAAAAAQAAIDDCGGSAVAPAVDTIAALRQFEISGIVNAPLGRSNNYPRSVAKRIGAEPARAILEIVGGQGPQHLVSELAAEIAAGRSQVALIFGSDATSTLRHFAGAETKPDFTETIEGDLEDRGQGIEKLISRYTVSHGLTSAPIQYALLENARRAGTGLGPAEYLRAMGELFAPFTKVAAGNPFSAAPTERTVDELITVTESNRMIAEPYPRLLVSRDQVNQGAAALLMSVEAARRLGVPEQYWVYLHGHADLEEQSLLVRPDLGHAPSAVMAVREALAVAGIGIDDVATFDLYSCFPVPVFNICDGMGIATDDPRGLTLTGGLPFFGGAGNNYSMHAIAETVAQMRSAPGQFGLVGANGGILSKYSVGVYSTTPTEWKPDRSARLQAQIDDGPTVSVTENADGTGTVETYTVRRDDLRATGIVIGRLDDGSRFLSTTEDDELIALLTDGDPLGRRVRVRSFDYGNRCFAG, encoded by the coding sequence ATGAATCTTGATCCGCGGACGCCCGTGATCGTCGGCGTCGGCCAGGCGGCCGAGCGCATCGACGACCCCGATTACCGGGCCATGTCCCCCGTCGAGCTGGCCGCCGCCGCCGCGCAGGCCGCCATCGACGACTGCGGCGGCTCCGCGGTGGCCCCCGCCGTCGACACCATTGCCGCGCTGCGGCAGTTCGAGATCTCCGGCATCGTCAATGCGCCCCTGGGCCGGTCGAACAACTACCCGCGATCGGTGGCCAAGCGGATCGGGGCGGAGCCGGCCCGGGCGATCCTAGAGATCGTCGGCGGCCAGGGACCCCAGCATCTGGTCAGCGAGCTCGCGGCCGAGATCGCCGCGGGGCGCTCGCAGGTCGCCCTGATCTTCGGCTCGGACGCGACGTCGACCCTGCGCCACTTCGCCGGCGCCGAAACCAAGCCCGACTTCACCGAGACGATCGAAGGCGATCTGGAGGATCGCGGCCAGGGCATCGAGAAGCTCATCTCGCGCTACACCGTCAGTCACGGCCTGACCAGTGCGCCGATCCAGTACGCGCTGTTGGAGAATGCCCGACGGGCCGGAACCGGGCTGGGCCCGGCCGAGTATCTGCGGGCCATGGGCGAACTGTTCGCCCCGTTCACCAAGGTGGCCGCGGGCAATCCGTTTTCCGCCGCGCCGACGGAGCGCACGGTCGACGAGCTGATCACGGTGACCGAAAGCAACCGGATGATCGCGGAGCCCTACCCACGGCTGCTGGTCTCCCGCGATCAGGTGAACCAGGGCGCGGCCGCGCTGCTGATGTCGGTCGAGGCGGCCCGACGCCTGGGGGTGCCCGAGCAGTATTGGGTGTATCTGCACGGGCACGCCGACCTCGAAGAGCAGTCTTTGCTGGTGCGCCCGGACCTCGGGCACGCCCCGTCGGCCGTCATGGCGGTGCGCGAGGCGTTGGCGGTGGCCGGCATCGGCATCGACGACGTTGCCACCTTCGACCTCTACAGCTGCTTTCCGGTGCCGGTGTTCAACATCTGCGACGGCATGGGAATCGCCACCGACGATCCGCGCGGCCTGACCCTGACCGGCGGACTGCCGTTCTTCGGCGGCGCCGGCAACAACTACTCGATGCACGCCATCGCCGAAACCGTCGCCCAAATGCGAAGTGCGCCAGGGCAATTCGGTCTGGTCGGGGCCAACGGCGGCATCCTGAGCAAGTACTCGGTCGGCGTCTACTCCACCACCCCGACGGAATGGAAGCCGGACCGCAGCGCGCGGTTGCAGGCGCAGATCGACGACGGGCCCACGGTGTCGGTCACCGAGAACGCCGACGGCACCGGCACCGTCGAGACCTACACCGTGCGCCGCGACGACCTGCGGGCGACCGGGATCGTCATCGGCCGGCTCGACGACGGCAGCCGGTTCCTGTCGACCACCGAGGACGACGAGCTGATCGCCCTGCTGACCGACGGCGACCCGCTCGGACGCCGGGTTCGGGTGCGCTCGTTCGACTACGGCAACCGCTGTTTCGCCGGTTAA
- a CDS encoding PE family protein — MSFVIAAPEFVAAAASDLANIGSTINAANAAAMLPTSGVLPAGADEVSAAIAGLFGAHAQAYQSLSAQAASFHQQFVALMNGGAARYAASEAANALPLQTVQQDLLDAVNAPTQLLLGRPLIGNGANAAPGSGANGAPGGILIGNGGAGGSGSATHPNGGNGGAAGLFGNGGPGGAADFKGNGGNGGAGGLFGTGGAGGTGGGSSGGNAAGAGGNGGAAGLFGTGGVGGTGGFGNIAGLAGGAGGAGGAGGLIGTGGAGGAGGGSGQGSDGGAGGAGGNGGLLAGHGGAGGMGGLGDLTGSGGQGGAGGAGGFVGSGGAGGAGGGSAVGPGGDGGDGGDAGILHGRGGSGGSGGDSGVLGADGGTGGAGGAGAKLMGSGGDGGAGGIGSLGGDGGAGGNAGILSGNGGNGGAGAIGSGGGNGADGGNSGLIGDGGNGGNGGHGGVASGDGGKGGKALLLGADGKPGLPGN, encoded by the coding sequence GTGTCTTTTGTCATCGCGGCCCCCGAGTTCGTAGCTGCCGCCGCCTCGGATTTGGCGAACATCGGTTCGACGATCAACGCGGCCAATGCGGCGGCCATGCTCCCGACGTCCGGCGTCCTACCCGCAGGCGCCGACGAAGTGTCGGCGGCTATCGCCGGCCTGTTCGGCGCCCACGCACAGGCGTATCAGTCGCTCAGCGCGCAGGCGGCGTCCTTTCACCAGCAGTTCGTCGCGCTGATGAATGGCGGCGCGGCGCGGTATGCCGCAAGTGAAGCGGCCAACGCCCTGCCCTTGCAGACCGTGCAGCAGGATCTGCTCGATGCGGTGAATGCCCCCACCCAACTGCTGCTCGGGCGCCCGCTGATCGGCAACGGCGCCAACGCCGCCCCGGGCAGCGGGGCTAACGGCGCCCCCGGCGGGATTTTGATCGGCAACGGCGGCGCTGGGGGTTCGGGGAGCGCGACGCACCCCAACGGTGGGAATGGTGGCGCCGCAGGGCTGTTCGGCAACGGCGGGCCCGGCGGCGCCGCAGACTTTAAAGGCAACGGCGGCAACGGCGGCGCCGGCGGACTGTTCGGGACCGGCGGCGCCGGCGGGACCGGCGGGGGCAGCTCCGGGGGCAACGCCGCCGGCGCAGGAGGCAATGGCGGGGCCGCCGGCTTGTTCGGCACCGGCGGCGTCGGGGGCACCGGCGGCTTCGGAAACATCGCCGGCCTTGCCGGGGGGGCGGGCGGCGCTGGTGGCGCCGGCGGCCTGATCGGCACCGGCGGCGCGGGGGGCGCCGGCGGGGGCAGCGGCCAAGGCTCCGACGGCGGGGCCGGCGGTGCCGGCGGCAACGGAGGGCTGCTGGCCGGCCACGGCGGCGCGGGTGGGATGGGTGGCCTCGGCGACTTGACGGGCTCGGGCGGCCAGGGCGGCGCCGGTGGCGCGGGCGGGTTCGTCGGCTCCGGCGGTGCCGGCGGCGCGGGCGGGGGCTCCGCCGTTGGCCCCGGTGGCGACGGCGGAGACGGCGGCGACGCCGGGATCCTGCACGGTCGCGGCGGCTCCGGTGGTTCCGGCGGCGACAGCGGAGTGCTGGGCGCCGACGGTGGCACTGGCGGGGCCGGCGGGGCCGGCGCCAAGCTCATGGGGTCCGGCGGCGACGGCGGTGCGGGCGGAATTGGCAGCCTGGGCGGTGACGGCGGCGCCGGCGGCAACGCCGGCATCCTGTCTGGCAATGGCGGCAATGGCGGCGCCGGCGCCATCGGCAGCGGCGGCGGAAACGGCGCCGACGGCGGTAACTCGGGGCTGATCGGAGACGGCGGTAACGGCGGCAACGGCGGCCACGGCGGCGTCGCAAGCGGCGACGGCGGGAAGGGCGGCAAAGCTTTGCTGCTGGGCGCCGACGGCAAGCCCGGGCTTCCCGGGAACTGA
- the sucD gene encoding succinate--CoA ligase subunit alpha, giving the protein MSIFLNKDSKVIVQGITGGEGTKHTALMLKAGTQVVGGVNARKAGTTVSHVDAKGKDVELPVFGGVAEAMKETGANVSVVFVPPKFAKDAIIEAIDAEIPLLVVITEGIPVQDSAYAWAYNVEKGQKTRIIGPNCPGIITPGAALAGITPANISGPGPVGLVSKSGTLTYQMMYELRDFGFSTSIGIGGDPVIGTTHIDAIEAFEKDPDTKVIVMIGEIGGDAEERAADYIKANVSKPVVGYVAGFTAPEGKTMGHAGAIVSGSSGTAAAKKEALEAAGVKVGKTPSETAALAREILKSL; this is encoded by the coding sequence ATGTCGATCTTTCTGAACAAGGACTCCAAGGTCATCGTCCAGGGCATCACCGGCGGTGAGGGCACCAAGCACACCGCGTTGATGCTCAAGGCCGGCACGCAGGTGGTGGGCGGGGTGAACGCCCGCAAGGCGGGCACCACCGTGTCGCACGTGGACGCGAAGGGCAAGGACGTCGAGCTGCCGGTGTTCGGCGGCGTCGCCGAGGCGATGAAGGAGACCGGCGCCAACGTGTCGGTGGTCTTCGTGCCGCCGAAATTCGCCAAGGACGCGATCATCGAGGCGATCGACGCCGAGATCCCGCTGCTGGTGGTCATCACCGAGGGAATTCCGGTGCAGGACAGCGCATATGCGTGGGCCTACAACGTCGAGAAGGGTCAGAAGACGCGCATCATCGGGCCGAACTGCCCCGGCATCATCACGCCGGGTGCGGCGCTGGCCGGCATTACCCCGGCCAACATCAGCGGACCCGGGCCCGTCGGGCTGGTGTCCAAGTCGGGCACGCTGACCTACCAAATGATGTACGAGCTACGCGATTTCGGCTTCTCCACGTCGATCGGGATCGGCGGTGACCCGGTAATCGGCACCACCCACATCGACGCCATCGAGGCGTTCGAGAAGGACCCCGACACCAAGGTGATCGTGATGATCGGCGAGATCGGCGGCGACGCCGAGGAGCGGGCCGCCGACTACATCAAGGCCAACGTGTCCAAGCCCGTCGTCGGCTATGTCGCGGGATTCACTGCGCCGGAAGGCAAGACGATGGGCCACGCGGGCGCCATCGTGTCCGGCTCGTCGGGCACCGCGGCCGCCAAGAAGGAGGCGCTGGAGGCCGCCGGGGTGAAGGTCGGCAAGACCCCGTCGGAAACGGCGGCGCTGGCCCGGGAGATCCTGAAGAGCCTGTAG
- the sucC gene encoding ADP-forming succinate--CoA ligase subunit beta: protein MDLFEYQAKELFAKHNVPSTPGRVTDTADGAKQIATEIGAPVMVKAQVKVGGRGKAGGVKYAATPDDAYEHAKNILGLDIKGHVVKKLLVAEASDIAEEYYISFLLDRANRTYLAMCSVEGGMEIEEVAATKPERLAKVPVNAVTGVDLATARSIAEQGHLPAEVLDAAAITIQKLWELFVAEDATLVEVNPLVRTPDDRILALDGKVTLDANADFRQPGHAEFEDRDATDPLELKAKEHDLNYVKLDGAVGIIGNGAGLVMSTLDVVAYAGEKHGGVKPANFLDIGGGASAEVMAAGLDVILNDKQVKSVFVNVFGGITSCDAVANGIVTALNMLGDEANKPLVVRLDGNNVDQGRQILAQANHPLVIQAETMDDGADKAAELANK, encoded by the coding sequence ATGGATCTTTTCGAGTACCAGGCGAAGGAATTGTTCGCCAAGCACAACGTCCCGAGCACCCCCGGTCGGGTCACCGATACCGCGGACGGCGCCAAGCAGATCGCCACCGAGATCGGGGCCCCGGTGATGGTCAAGGCCCAGGTCAAGGTCGGCGGCCGGGGCAAGGCCGGTGGCGTCAAGTACGCCGCCACGCCGGACGACGCCTACGAGCACGCCAAGAACATCCTCGGCCTGGACATTAAGGGCCACGTCGTCAAGAAGCTGCTCGTCGCCGAGGCCAGCGACATCGCCGAGGAGTACTACATCTCCTTCCTGCTCGACCGCGCCAACCGCACCTATCTGGCGATGTGCTCGGTGGAGGGCGGCATGGAGATCGAAGAGGTGGCCGCCACCAAGCCCGAGCGCCTGGCCAAGGTCCCGGTCAACGCGGTCACCGGGGTCGATCTGGCCACCGCGCGCTCCATCGCCGAGCAGGGGCACCTGCCGGCCGAGGTGCTCGACGCCGCCGCGATCACCATCCAGAAGTTGTGGGAGCTGTTCGTCGCCGAGGACGCCACCCTGGTGGAGGTCAACCCGCTGGTGCGCACCCCCGACGACCGGATCCTGGCGCTGGACGGCAAGGTCACCCTGGACGCCAACGCCGACTTCCGGCAGCCCGGCCACGCCGAGTTCGAGGACCGCGACGCCACCGACCCGCTGGAGCTCAAGGCCAAGGAGCACGACCTGAACTACGTCAAGCTCGACGGCGCCGTCGGCATCATCGGCAACGGGGCGGGCCTGGTGATGTCGACGCTGGACGTGGTTGCCTACGCCGGTGAGAAGCACGGCGGCGTGAAGCCGGCCAACTTCCTCGACATCGGCGGCGGCGCGTCGGCCGAGGTGATGGCCGCCGGCCTCGACGTGATCCTCAACGACAAACAGGTCAAGAGTGTGTTCGTGAACGTGTTCGGCGGTATCACGTCGTGCGACGCCGTCGCCAACGGAATCGTGACCGCGCTGAACATGCTCGGCGACGAGGCCAATAAGCCCCTGGTGGTGCGGCTCGACGGCAACAACGTCGACCAGGGCCGCCAAATCCTCGCGCAAGCCAACCATCCGCTGGTGATCCAGGCCGAGACCATGGACGACGGCGCCGACAAAGCCGCCGAGCTGGCGAACAAGTAA
- a CDS encoding M23 family metallopeptidase — protein sequence MSQHRLIRSRSAAGAARRTHERWLGHHRNEVTEILPLDGFGDLDDLYEIDELESTLDFEACTFDNAEQVLGAPELDDLHEIDNLAPAWLAAAPTEVMPRLDLPEVPEPDIDWQPRRSGQHRKEPTSAARGRLLISAMAAGAAAAAAHTATSHAATPRTEAVLTASSSALSGAGNNASRGAQVVAVEPTANVAVHNEELAKGAAFAQERAQREARLQQPLYVMPTKGIFTSNFGYRWGVLHAGIDLANSIGTPILAVSDGVVIDAGPTAGYGMWVKLRHSDGTVTLYGHINSALVSVGQSVMAGDQIATMGNRGNSTGPHLHFEVLLNGSERIDPVPWLAKRGLFVGNYAG from the coding sequence TTGTCCCAGCACCGTCTCATCCGGTCTCGCTCCGCTGCGGGAGCGGCTCGTCGGACCCATGAGCGCTGGTTGGGACACCATCGGAACGAAGTCACCGAAATCCTTCCGCTCGACGGGTTCGGCGACCTCGACGACCTCTACGAGATCGACGAGCTGGAATCCACCCTCGATTTTGAGGCCTGCACGTTCGACAACGCCGAGCAGGTGCTGGGGGCCCCCGAACTCGACGACCTGCACGAGATCGACAACCTGGCACCGGCATGGCTGGCCGCGGCGCCCACCGAGGTTATGCCCCGGCTGGACTTGCCCGAGGTCCCCGAGCCGGACATCGACTGGCAGCCGCGCCGCTCCGGGCAGCATCGCAAGGAGCCGACCAGCGCGGCCAGGGGCCGGCTGCTGATCTCGGCGATGGCCGCGGGCGCGGCCGCCGCCGCGGCGCACACGGCGACCAGTCACGCCGCCACCCCGCGGACGGAGGCGGTGCTGACGGCGAGCTCGTCGGCGCTGTCCGGCGCGGGCAACAACGCATCCCGGGGCGCCCAGGTCGTCGCGGTCGAGCCGACGGCGAACGTCGCGGTGCACAACGAGGAGCTGGCCAAGGGCGCCGCCTTCGCACAGGAGCGGGCCCAGCGCGAGGCGCGCCTGCAGCAGCCGCTCTACGTCATGCCGACCAAGGGCATCTTCACCTCGAATTTCGGCTACCGCTGGGGCGTGCTGCACGCGGGCATCGACCTCGCCAACTCGATCGGGACCCCGATCCTCGCCGTGTCCGACGGCGTCGTCATCGACGCCGGCCCGACCGCCGGCTACGGAATGTGGGTCAAGCTGCGGCACTCCGACGGCACGGTCACGCTCTACGGCCACATCAACTCCGCGCTGGTCAGCGTCGGCCAGAGCGTGATGGCCGGCGACCAGATAGCCACGATGGGCAACCGAGGCAACTCCACCGGCCCGCATCTGCATTTCGAGGTGTTGCTGAACGGCTCCGAACGCATCGACCCGGTGCCGTGGCTGGCCAAGCGCGGACTCTTCGTGGGCAACTACGCCGGTTAA